From Paenibacillus sp. GP183, one genomic window encodes:
- a CDS encoding S41 family peptidase: MNRLKVTLALTSVLLLSMPALAAADESSLQTSQVRTILSNVHVSGVTESDLSGKSIKEMLAQLQDPYTMYFSDSELKKFENSIENNVVGMGARVGIDADGVYLIEVFAGSPAEKAGMQRDDYIQAINGVSVKGESLSAVVAKIVGEAGTSVQLSVLREGKLINVNITRAAVNIPEVYSKRFDGNIGYIQVTDFSSDADEEFTKQLLALKSKGLSSLIIDLRDDPGGFLESAQNIFKNFIKEGTLIHTRDRNNQDQPILIQGGSSLDVPVYMLLNENSASASEVLAGAMQDYGVAKVIGLQSYGKGSVQQLYEIPAGGALKVTIEEYLTPNKHKVNKVGITPDIVADGSAAQMITALKKAGIQNVTVESSKHKVLVNGVEIRDTFPLFRENGKLFAPTRALAAMIEAGISWNNETRAVEISSAGKKLTFPVEADKLVIKAGTSYVNVDQFASVFSQLQVTDQGEKVTIRAVKGN; the protein is encoded by the coding sequence ATGAACAGATTGAAAGTCACATTAGCTTTAACCTCGGTTCTATTGTTATCGATGCCTGCACTTGCTGCTGCAGACGAAAGCAGCCTGCAGACCTCACAGGTGAGAACTATTCTTTCCAATGTGCATGTCAGCGGAGTAACCGAAAGCGATTTGTCAGGTAAGAGTATTAAGGAAATGCTCGCGCAGCTGCAGGATCCGTATACTATGTATTTCAGCGATTCGGAATTGAAGAAATTTGAAAATTCGATTGAAAATAATGTCGTCGGTATGGGAGCTAGAGTCGGAATCGATGCGGACGGGGTTTACCTTATTGAGGTCTTTGCCGGTTCTCCTGCGGAAAAAGCGGGCATGCAGCGTGACGATTATATCCAGGCGATTAACGGCGTTTCGGTAAAAGGTGAATCGCTGAGCGCGGTAGTAGCGAAAATAGTCGGCGAAGCCGGAACCTCGGTTCAATTGTCGGTACTTCGTGAAGGCAAGCTCATCAACGTCAACATTACTAGAGCTGCAGTTAATATACCGGAGGTATACAGCAAGCGCTTTGATGGCAACATTGGGTATATTCAAGTTACGGATTTCTCCAGTGATGCGGATGAGGAGTTTACCAAGCAATTATTAGCTTTAAAATCCAAAGGGCTTAGCTCACTGATTATTGATCTGCGTGACGATCCTGGAGGTTTCCTGGAATCAGCGCAAAATATATTCAAAAACTTCATCAAAGAAGGAACATTGATTCATACTCGGGATCGAAACAATCAGGATCAACCGATACTCATTCAAGGCGGATCTTCGCTGGATGTGCCGGTTTATATGCTGCTAAATGAAAATAGCGCCAGTGCATCCGAGGTTTTAGCAGGAGCTATGCAGGACTACGGTGTAGCGAAGGTTATCGGTTTACAGAGTTATGGAAAAGGCAGTGTTCAGCAGCTTTATGAAATCCCCGCCGGCGGGGCGCTTAAAGTAACCATTGAAGAGTATTTGACACCGAACAAGCACAAAGTGAACAAAGTAGGAATTACACCTGATATTGTCGCGGATGGCAGTGCGGCTCAGATGATTACAGCGTTGAAAAAAGCCGGTATTCAAAATGTAACGGTGGAATCGTCCAAGCATAAAGTACTTGTGAACGGTGTTGAGATAAGAGATACTTTTCCTCTGTTTCGTGAAAATGGCAAGCTTTTTGCACCTACGCGCGCCTTGGCTGCGATGATTGAAGCCGGAATTTCATGGAATAATGAAACTAGAGCTGTTGAGATCTCTTCCGCTGGAAAGAAGCTTACGTTTCCTGTTGAAGCGGACAAGCTGGTCATTAAAGCTGGAACGAGTTATGTGAATGTCGACCAGTTTGCTTCTGTTTTTTCACAGCTGCAGGTTACAGATCAAGGGGAGAAGGTCACGATTCGAGCTGTAAAGGGGAACTGA
- the mutS gene encoding DNA mismatch repair protein MutS — protein sequence MVQYTPMIQQYLDVKAEVPDAFLFFRLGDFYEMFFEDALNASRELEITLTGRAGGVEERIPMCGVPYHAAEGYIARLIEKGYKVAICEQMEDPADVKGMVRREIVRIVTPGTVMDSKLLGESLNNYIVSIVYSNARYGFTACDISTGELYTTHLEDSAELVLDELNAYNPAEIIASEALLKQIAPFTSTWSNKVVTTVYSEADEHLLDEHFAADAALPTLQFVNRKGIALLLTYLRETQKRSLTHIKHIRFYEHDQYMTMDPFTRRNLELVETVRERTKKGSLLWLLDQTVTAMGARMLRRWIEKPLMNLSRIEERLEAVDRLCHQLIIREDLKLALKEVYDLERLVARISYGNANARDMNALKHSLQQIPALKDVCANSGSVTLQKLVEDMDPCDDILSWIAGSIEDEPPVSIRDGGIIREGYHEYLDQLREANKNGKMWIAELERKEREASGIKSLKIGYNKVFGYFIEITKANMSALPEGRYERKQTLANAERYVTPELKEKEALILEAQDKMVDLEYELFTELRDRISGHISRLQRLAELIAAADVLQSLAAVSAAHHYRRPQIGEGYDLMLEEGRHPVVEEVLKEGSFIANETSMELEDGRILLITGPNMAGKSTYMRQVAVICLMAQIGCFVPARSAKVPITDRIFTRIGAADDLIGGQSTFMVEMMDIQVMTEKATERSLVIIDELGRGTSTGEGMAIAQAVIEFLHDQVGCKTLVSTHFHELAHLEESLQYLRNHCMAVKESGRQVTFLRKLIRGAASSSYGIYCAEIAGLPQPIIQRSYELLSAFEIQAKRFETEAASIASKAAEGQSHYEAPHSPTKSSHRAPVVQLSLFEEDGSSSDKHKKKLDSKSHPIIDQLKGLDLINMTPLQALNLIYEMKQKLQGTTSSTITSEEGRG from the coding sequence ATGGTTCAGTATACACCGATGATTCAGCAATATTTGGACGTGAAGGCAGAGGTCCCGGATGCGTTCCTGTTTTTCCGCTTGGGCGATTTTTATGAGATGTTTTTCGAGGATGCCTTGAACGCTTCGCGTGAGCTGGAAATTACGTTAACCGGGCGGGCAGGCGGTGTGGAAGAACGAATTCCCATGTGTGGAGTTCCTTATCATGCAGCCGAAGGATATATAGCCCGCTTGATTGAAAAAGGCTATAAGGTCGCCATTTGCGAGCAGATGGAAGACCCTGCTGACGTCAAAGGCATGGTTCGCAGGGAGATCGTGCGGATTGTGACGCCGGGTACCGTCATGGACAGCAAACTGCTAGGGGAATCCCTGAACAATTACATAGTTTCAATTGTATACAGCAATGCCCGGTATGGATTCACAGCCTGCGATATTTCCACCGGTGAGCTTTATACGACGCATCTGGAAGATTCGGCAGAGCTTGTGCTCGATGAACTGAATGCTTACAATCCTGCCGAGATCATTGCTTCGGAAGCTCTGCTTAAGCAAATTGCGCCATTCACTTCCACATGGAGCAATAAGGTCGTGACTACAGTTTATTCAGAAGCGGACGAGCATCTTCTGGATGAACATTTTGCCGCCGATGCTGCTCTTCCGACACTTCAATTTGTAAATCGCAAGGGTATAGCTCTATTACTGACCTATCTCAGAGAAACGCAAAAAAGATCGCTCACTCACATCAAGCATATCCGATTCTATGAGCACGATCAGTATATGACTATGGATCCTTTTACGCGGAGAAATCTCGAGCTTGTCGAAACCGTTAGGGAAAGGACCAAGAAGGGTTCTCTGCTCTGGTTGCTGGATCAAACAGTTACGGCTATGGGGGCCAGAATGCTGCGCCGCTGGATCGAAAAACCGTTGATGAATCTCTCCCGGATCGAAGAGCGGCTTGAAGCGGTGGACAGGCTCTGCCACCAGCTTATCATCCGTGAGGATCTGAAGCTGGCTTTGAAAGAGGTTTATGATCTGGAGCGACTGGTGGCGCGAATTTCCTACGGAAATGCCAATGCCCGCGATATGAACGCTTTAAAGCATTCCCTGCAGCAAATTCCGGCGCTCAAGGATGTATGTGCAAATTCAGGCTCCGTAACGCTGCAGAAGCTTGTTGAGGACATGGATCCTTGCGACGATATCCTGTCATGGATTGCCGGTTCTATCGAAGATGAGCCCCCGGTCTCGATACGCGATGGCGGCATTATTCGCGAGGGTTATCATGAGTACCTGGATCAGCTGCGGGAAGCGAACAAGAACGGCAAGATGTGGATAGCGGAGCTGGAACGCAAGGAACGGGAAGCTTCTGGCATCAAATCTCTCAAAATCGGCTACAACAAAGTGTTTGGGTACTTTATTGAAATCACCAAGGCCAATATGTCAGCTTTGCCGGAAGGCCGCTATGAGCGCAAACAGACACTGGCCAATGCAGAGCGTTACGTGACGCCAGAGCTCAAAGAGAAAGAAGCTTTGATACTCGAGGCGCAGGATAAAATGGTAGATCTTGAATATGAGCTGTTTACCGAGCTGCGCGACCGCATTTCCGGGCATATCTCGAGGCTTCAGCGGCTCGCCGAGCTGATCGCTGCTGCTGATGTGCTGCAATCACTTGCAGCGGTAAGCGCGGCCCATCATTATCGCCGTCCGCAGATCGGCGAGGGCTATGATCTCATGCTGGAAGAAGGCCGGCATCCCGTCGTGGAGGAGGTACTGAAAGAGGGCTCATTCATCGCCAACGAAACGAGCATGGAGCTGGAGGACGGACGCATCCTGCTCATCACCGGCCCGAATATGGCCGGCAAAAGCACCTACATGCGCCAGGTTGCCGTCATTTGCCTGATGGCTCAAATCGGCTGCTTTGTGCCTGCCCGATCGGCAAAGGTGCCGATAACGGACCGGATTTTCACAAGAATTGGGGCGGCGGACGATCTCATAGGCGGCCAAAGCACATTCATGGTCGAGATGATGGACATCCAGGTCATGACGGAAAAGGCGACTGAGAGAAGCCTGGTCATTATCGATGAGCTGGGACGCGGTACCTCGACTGGTGAAGGCATGGCCATAGCACAAGCTGTAATTGAGTTTTTGCATGATCAAGTCGGCTGCAAGACGCTGGTCTCGACACATTTTCATGAGCTTGCGCATCTCGAGGAAAGCCTTCAGTATCTGCGCAATCATTGTATGGCTGTTAAGGAAAGCGGACGTCAGGTTACTTTTTTGCGCAAGCTGATCCGAGGCGCGGCAAGCTCCAGCTACGGAATTTATTGCGCCGAAATCGCCGGTCTTCCGCAGCCGATCATTCAACGCTCGTATGAGCTTCTTAGCGCTTTTGAAATTCAGGCCAAGCGGTTTGAAACCGAAGCTGCATCGATCGCCAGCAAAGCGGCTGAAGGTCAGTCACATTATGAAGCTCCGCACTCACCGACTAAATCATCCCATAGGGCACCTGTTGTGCAGCTATCACTTTTTGAAGAAGACGGCTCATCCTCGGACAAGCACAAAAAGAAGCTGGATTCCAAATCCCACCCGATTATCGACCAACTGAAAGGTCTGGATTTGATTAATATGACTCCGCTGCAGGCTCTCAATCTTATTTATGAAATGAAACAAAAGCTTCAAGGCACGACAAGCAGTACCATTACAAGCGAAGAAGGTAGAGGATAA
- the cotE gene encoding outer spore coat protein CotE — protein sequence MSIDKDMQCREIITKAVCGKGRKFSHVSHTVTPPFSPSSILGAWLINNQYEAIQSGDGVEVVGTYDINIWYSHDRNTKTDVAKETVTYVEIVPLTYLDKKHKSATAEVSAVATQEPNCVEASISSSGDSVVIRVEREYQVEMIAETKVCVKVCDHCDDFGDKHIDFDDALDGEFEDLDADLLEDDLG from the coding sequence ATGTCAATAGATAAGGATATGCAATGCAGAGAGATCATTACGAAGGCTGTCTGTGGCAAAGGTCGCAAATTTTCGCATGTGAGCCATACCGTCACTCCGCCTTTTTCTCCGTCCAGCATATTAGGCGCATGGCTCATCAATAATCAATATGAAGCCATTCAGTCGGGAGACGGCGTCGAGGTCGTAGGTACTTATGATATCAACATTTGGTATTCGCATGACCGCAACACCAAAACGGATGTCGCCAAGGAAACGGTAACATATGTAGAAATCGTACCCCTTACTTACTTGGATAAAAAACATAAGTCCGCTACGGCAGAGGTATCCGCGGTCGCCACTCAAGAGCCCAACTGCGTGGAAGCCAGTATTTCCTCAAGCGGCGACAGCGTGGTCATCCGGGTGGAAAGGGAATATCAAGTGGAGATGATTGCTGAAACCAAGGTGTGTGTTAAGGTATGCGATCATTGCGACGATTTTGGCGATAAGCACATCGATTTCGATGATGCCTTGGACGGCGAGTTCGAAGATCTTGATGCTGACCTGCTGGAAGATGATTTAGGATAA
- a CDS encoding aromatic acid exporter family protein yields MGFRVIKTALAAVAAIYISEWIGLTSPISAGLLAILGVEVTKRKGIDSALKRIAASVFALLFGIMLLSLFGFHIWLIGIFVCIVFPLLHRLRLSEGVVTGSVVMFHIYSRGIINLQGVWNEIQLLIIGLGTATLINIAYMPKLDKAILAQKVRVEQLFSQIFVHIAHHLRDHSIVWDGREILEAHEAVKQGSELAKQTLDNSLVFGAETYWSVYFYMRGEQLESIERMTALVAQVYENLPQGEWIASLFDSLSEDVKNEYYTGHTEKLLSSLEARFKKMPLPESRVEFEVRSAMLQLDTELMHFLSIAKKQKKQKPEMS; encoded by the coding sequence ATGGGCTTTCGGGTAATTAAAACAGCCTTGGCAGCAGTGGCCGCCATCTATATATCAGAGTGGATCGGCCTAACCTCGCCCATTTCTGCCGGGCTTCTAGCTATTCTCGGTGTGGAAGTGACCAAACGCAAAGGAATTGACAGCGCGCTCAAGCGAATCGCTGCATCTGTTTTCGCCCTGTTGTTTGGGATAATGCTGCTTAGCTTGTTTGGATTTCACATCTGGCTGATCGGCATATTTGTTTGCATCGTTTTTCCACTGCTGCACCGTTTGCGTCTCAGTGAAGGCGTGGTTACCGGATCCGTGGTCATGTTTCATATATATAGCAGAGGGATCATCAACCTTCAGGGTGTGTGGAATGAGATCCAGTTGCTGATCATCGGACTTGGTACGGCTACTTTGATAAACATTGCTTACATGCCAAAGTTGGACAAGGCGATTTTAGCGCAAAAAGTGAGAGTCGAACAGCTATTCTCGCAAATCTTTGTGCATATCGCTCATCATCTAAGAGATCATAGTATTGTATGGGATGGAAGAGAAATTCTTGAAGCGCATGAAGCCGTGAAGCAAGGCTCAGAGCTGGCGAAGCAAACACTTGACAATTCGCTTGTTTTTGGCGCGGAAACTTATTGGAGTGTTTATTTCTATATGCGGGGCGAGCAATTAGAATCGATTGAGAGAATGACTGCGCTGGTTGCGCAGGTTTATGAGAATCTGCCGCAAGGAGAATGGATAGCATCATTATTCGACAGCCTGAGCGAGGATGTAAAGAATGAATACTATACAGGACACACAGAAAAGCTCTTGTCCTCCTTGGAGGCGAGATTTAAAAAAATGCCTCTGCCTGAATCTCGGGTCGAATTTGAAGTAAGATCTGCAATGCTGCAATTGGATACGGAGCTTATGCATTTCTTGTCCATTGCCAAAAAGCAAAAGAAACAGAAGCCCGAAATGAGTTAA
- a CDS encoding carboxypeptidase M32 translates to MSSETQLAGFKRLVRKIKHYEEAVGLIYWDMRTGAPKKGLSARSEVVGELSTEAFRMTISDDMGGYLAYLTQLEHFDALDPTSRKMVTESKKDYDRSKKIPPDKYQAYVVLTAQSETAWEEAKNSNNYALFQPYLEKIVHTINEFIELWGYEDNKYNTLLDMYEPGMTVAKLDQVFSALREKVVPLLQAIQNAPNPPDCSFLNQPFAKDKQKEFNEFILRQMHYDFEAGRLDETVHPFATGLNPGDVRITTKYQPNDFTNALFGTIHEGGHALYEQNISPDLIGTNLCSGSSMGIHESQSRFWENMVGHSRAFWDRYYGNLQKTFAGQLDGISVDEFYRAINHIQSSLIRIEADELTYNLHIMVRYEIEKELINGKISVADLPKVWNAKYKEYLGVTPASDSEGVLQDVHWSDGSFGYFPSYSLGNMYAAQFAHQLKKQFPDYEAWIASGNLLPIKEWLSEQIYQYGKLLTPTEIIVKVTGEELNPDYLVGYLEDKYKTVYGI, encoded by the coding sequence ATGAGCAGTGAAACACAGCTGGCTGGCTTCAAGAGGCTTGTTCGTAAAATAAAGCATTACGAGGAAGCGGTTGGCCTGATTTATTGGGATATGCGAACCGGAGCGCCGAAGAAAGGACTTTCAGCAAGGTCCGAGGTCGTCGGCGAGCTGTCTACGGAAGCTTTTCGCATGACGATATCGGATGATATGGGCGGGTACCTGGCTTATTTAACCCAGCTTGAGCATTTTGATGCTTTGGATCCAACCTCGCGAAAAATGGTCACAGAAAGCAAAAAAGATTACGATCGCAGCAAAAAGATTCCACCTGATAAATATCAAGCTTATGTAGTACTCACCGCTCAATCTGAAACGGCATGGGAAGAAGCCAAAAATAGCAACAATTACGCTTTGTTTCAGCCCTATTTGGAGAAGATTGTACATACCATTAATGAATTTATAGAGCTCTGGGGCTATGAGGACAACAAATACAATACGCTGCTCGATATGTACGAGCCAGGCATGACGGTCGCCAAGCTGGACCAAGTATTCAGTGCACTTCGGGAGAAGGTTGTACCCCTCCTTCAGGCGATCCAAAACGCGCCAAACCCGCCGGATTGTTCATTTTTGAATCAACCTTTCGCCAAGGATAAGCAAAAGGAATTCAACGAATTTATCCTGCGCCAGATGCATTATGATTTCGAAGCCGGACGTCTTGATGAGACGGTACATCCGTTTGCCACCGGACTGAATCCGGGGGATGTGCGAATCACAACCAAGTATCAGCCAAATGATTTCACCAACGCATTATTCGGAACAATCCACGAAGGAGGTCATGCGCTGTATGAGCAAAATATTTCTCCCGACCTGATTGGTACCAATCTGTGCAGCGGTTCTTCGATGGGCATTCATGAGTCACAATCACGTTTTTGGGAAAATATGGTCGGCCACAGCCGCGCTTTTTGGGATCGTTATTATGGGAATTTACAGAAGACTTTTGCAGGACAGCTGGATGGTATTTCTGTGGATGAGTTCTACCGCGCGATCAATCACATTCAGTCCTCGCTCATTCGCATTGAAGCCGATGAACTGACGTACAATCTGCATATTATGGTTCGCTATGAAATCGAAAAAGAGCTGATTAACGGCAAGATCTCTGTCGCCGACCTGCCTAAAGTGTGGAATGCGAAGTATAAGGAATATTTGGGAGTCACTCCTGCCTCGGACAGTGAAGGAGTGCTTCAGGATGTTCACTGGTCAGATGGTTCTTTTGGATATTTCCCCTCCTATTCACTTGGAAATATGTATGCTGCGCAATTTGCCCATCAGCTGAAAAAGCAATTCCCCGACTACGAGGCATGGATTGCATCCGGCAATTTACTGCCGATCAAAGAATGGTTGTCCGAGCAAATTTACCAGTACGGCAAGCTGCTGACTCCTACTGAAATCATTGTGAAGGTGACGGGAGAAGAATTGAATCCGGATTATCTTGTGGGCTACCTGGAGGATAAGTACAAAACAGTTTACGGTATTTAG
- a CDS encoding iron-sulfur cluster biosynthesis family protein produces the protein MQITFTEAAIQQLEPVVYKDALLKLVFDSDGCGCAVNGVPALWVVPEADPKDLHAEASPFELVYSPKHEIFFEDHMNIDYQPENRSYLLKSNNQIYNAGMKVIDKR, from the coding sequence ATGCAAATCACATTTACCGAAGCAGCGATTCAGCAATTGGAACCCGTTGTATACAAAGATGCTCTGCTGAAGCTCGTGTTTGATTCCGATGGCTGCGGATGCGCAGTGAACGGAGTACCTGCTCTCTGGGTTGTGCCTGAAGCGGATCCTAAGGATCTCCATGCTGAAGCTTCCCCTTTCGAGCTCGTATACAGCCCCAAGCATGAAATATTCTTTGAGGATCACATGAATATAGACTACCAGCCGGAAAACAGATCTTATTTGCTGAAGAGCAATAATCAAATTTATAATGCAGGTATGAAAGTGATAGACAAGAGATAA
- a CDS encoding carbonic anhydrase has protein sequence MSLIDDILSYNQTFVEQKKYKEFLTTKFPDKKMVILTCMDTRLVELLPKAMNLRNGDSKIIKNAGALVSHPFGSVMRSIIVAVYELDADEILVIGHHDCGMTGLNSDNVLAKAKERGVSEEVLATLSNSGIDLSRWLTGFDHVQEAVVKSVNIIRHHPLLPTNLPVHGFIMHPETGKLDFVEDGYAAAVIL, from the coding sequence ATGTCTTTGATTGATGATATTTTGAGTTACAACCAAACCTTTGTGGAGCAAAAGAAGTACAAGGAATTTCTGACAACCAAATTTCCAGATAAAAAGATGGTCATCCTGACTTGTATGGATACAAGGCTTGTAGAGCTGCTTCCCAAAGCGATGAATTTGCGCAACGGCGACTCTAAAATCATTAAAAATGCCGGAGCTCTGGTCTCCCATCCTTTTGGGAGCGTCATGCGCAGCATTATTGTGGCTGTTTATGAGCTCGACGCCGATGAAATTCTCGTCATTGGCCATCATGATTGCGGCATGACCGGATTGAACTCGGACAATGTGCTTGCGAAAGCCAAAGAACGCGGCGTGTCCGAAGAAGTTCTGGCTACGCTCAGCAACTCCGGCATCGATCTGAGCCGCTGGCTCACCGGTTTCGACCATGTCCAGGAAGCTGTGGTCAAGAGCGTCAACATCATCCGACACCATCCCCTGCTACCCACCAATTTACCCGTACACGGATTCATCATGCATCCGGAAACAGGTAAATTGGATTTTGTGGAAGATGGCTATGCCGCTGCGGTAATATTGTAA
- a CDS encoding ABC transporter permease, giving the protein MRLTELLAMAMRTVVSSPLRTMLTMLGVIIGVSSVVTLVSIGGGTTAAISKQYENLGTNLLVVNANGAGRATQLDYNELMRFESFPEFQTIAPTMTLPGANIKYDRTQSTYNVIGTNDRYLSIVKGEMEKGRFIADADIEFRNKVAVIGSEVSKAYFGFLDPVGEEININGSVFTVVGKLKPKGSNISGTSIDSSVIVPLETARREFKLGQIRTTFIEASSKEDIYKAQDTMKQYLTYKFKTDTGFTLTNQDELLKARKDANNTLTTQLVAVALISLLVGGIGIMNIMMVTVSERTREIGIRKSIGAKRRNILFQFLVEATVISGLGGLIGLLLGIGLSLAIPHFFPKQATLISPNVSLYAFLFSLAVGVIFGLYPANKASKLRPIDALRSD; this is encoded by the coding sequence ATGAGATTGACAGAGTTACTCGCAATGGCCATGAGAACGGTTGTTTCCAGTCCACTGCGAACTATGCTCACGATGCTTGGTGTTATCATCGGCGTCAGTTCTGTAGTGACGCTGGTCTCCATCGGAGGCGGAACTACAGCTGCGATCTCCAAGCAATATGAGAACTTGGGCACGAATCTGCTGGTGGTCAATGCGAATGGAGCAGGAAGAGCGACTCAGCTCGACTATAACGAGTTAATGAGGTTTGAGAGTTTTCCGGAATTTCAGACCATAGCTCCAACAATGACATTGCCAGGAGCTAATATCAAATATGATCGAACACAGTCCACCTACAATGTAATCGGAACGAATGACCGTTATCTTAGTATCGTGAAAGGAGAGATGGAGAAAGGCAGATTTATCGCGGATGCCGACATCGAATTTCGCAATAAAGTCGCCGTTATCGGCAGTGAAGTATCAAAAGCATACTTTGGTTTTCTAGATCCGGTTGGTGAAGAAATCAATATCAATGGATCTGTATTTACAGTTGTCGGCAAGCTCAAGCCCAAAGGCTCCAATATCAGTGGAACTTCCATTGATAGCTCGGTCATTGTCCCGCTCGAAACGGCCAGACGTGAATTCAAACTGGGGCAAATCCGCACTACTTTTATAGAAGCATCATCCAAAGAAGATATTTACAAAGCTCAGGATACCATGAAGCAATACCTGACTTATAAATTCAAAACGGATACCGGCTTTACCTTGACCAACCAGGATGAACTGCTCAAAGCACGCAAAGATGCCAATAACACGCTGACAACACAGCTGGTTGCCGTTGCCTTAATTTCCTTGCTGGTAGGCGGGATTGGAATCATGAATATCATGATGGTTACAGTAAGCGAGAGGACGAGGGAGATTGGCATACGCAAATCGATTGGTGCCAAAAGACGGAACATTTTGTTTCAATTTCTCGTTGAAGCCACGGTGATCAGCGGTTTAGGCGGATTAATCGGATTGCTGCTGGGCATAGGTCTTTCCTTAGCCATTCCGCATTTTTTTCCAAAGCAAGCTACACTTATCTCTCCAAATGTCAGTCTATATGCATTTCTGTTCTCTTTAGCCGTAGGAGTGATATTCGGATTATACCCGGCCAACAAAGCTTCCAAGCTTCGTCCGATAGACGCTCTGCGTTCGGATTAA
- a CDS encoding ABC transporter ATP-binding protein, which translates to MNKIELSEITKVYKRGIEELHILKQISLTVAEGEFVAIVGPSGSGKSTLMNTIGLLDIPTSGSYILDGVSTENLSDNQLAELRNQKIGFIFQQFNLLPRLTALQNVELPMIYAGLSKKERMEKSQHVLNMLGMGTRGNHKPSELSGGQQQRVAIARALAISPSMLLADEPTGALDSKTGTEVMELMIELNEQGNTIILITHDPEIARISKRMVTIRDGFIIGDERFFAQHSLQQEVIV; encoded by the coding sequence ATGAACAAGATCGAGCTTAGTGAGATAACGAAGGTTTATAAACGAGGCATCGAGGAGCTTCATATTTTGAAACAAATTTCATTAACCGTTGCAGAAGGCGAATTTGTTGCCATTGTTGGCCCTAGCGGCTCCGGAAAATCCACTTTAATGAACACCATCGGATTGCTCGATATCCCAACCTCCGGCAGCTATATACTGGACGGCGTCTCGACAGAGAATTTGTCAGACAATCAATTAGCCGAACTGAGAAATCAAAAGATCGGTTTCATTTTTCAGCAATTTAACTTGCTTCCTCGATTGACGGCTTTGCAGAATGTGGAGCTTCCGATGATCTATGCCGGACTTTCAAAAAAAGAACGCATGGAGAAAAGCCAACATGTGCTGAATATGCTGGGTATGGGCACCAGAGGGAATCACAAGCCTAGTGAGCTTTCGGGTGGACAACAGCAGCGTGTGGCCATTGCAAGAGCGCTTGCTATTTCTCCGTCCATGCTGCTGGCTGATGAACCTACAGGTGCGTTGGATTCGAAGACAGGAACGGAAGTTATGGAGTTGATGATCGAATTAAACGAGCAAGGCAATACCATTATTCTAATCACACATGACCCGGAAATTGCTCGGATATCTAAACGGATGGTCACAATAAGGGACGGATTTATCATCGGTGATGAACGCTTCTTCGCCCAACATAGCCTGCAGCAAGAGGTGATTGTATGA